The following coding sequences are from one Kallotenue papyrolyticum window:
- the mvaD gene encoding diphosphomevalonate decarboxylase, with the protein MQTAGRATAVAPANIAFVKYWGVRDPVLTLPFNESVSMNLDRCLTTTTVAFDPRLDDDEVLLKLYGQDERPAEGRARERVVAQLDRLRGLAGVATRARVRSENNFPADAGIASSAAAFAALTAAAAAALGLELSERELSILARRSGSGSACRSIPAGFVHWRNDGTDAGSYALSVAPPEHWALADIVAVVDPGVKSVGSAENHRLVTSSAYWPARLQEVPGHVVAALEAIRERDLQRLGEVCERDAVSMHVVAMTARPPTFYWSAGTLAVIHALHRWRREGLAGYFTIDAGPNVHVICQAAQADELEARLRALPEVQWTILNHPGPGTRVVERPGS; encoded by the coding sequence ATGCAGACAGCAGGACGCGCAACGGCGGTTGCACCCGCCAACATTGCGTTTGTGAAATACTGGGGCGTGCGCGATCCAGTGTTGACACTGCCCTTCAACGAATCGGTGTCGATGAACCTGGATCGCTGCCTGACGACTACGACCGTCGCCTTCGATCCGCGCCTGGACGACGATGAGGTGCTGCTCAAACTGTACGGCCAGGACGAACGGCCCGCCGAAGGTCGCGCCCGCGAACGGGTGGTGGCCCAGCTCGATCGTCTGCGCGGGCTGGCCGGTGTTGCGACGCGCGCGCGGGTGCGCTCCGAGAACAATTTTCCCGCGGATGCTGGCATCGCCTCGTCGGCGGCAGCCTTCGCCGCGCTGACCGCGGCGGCGGCGGCAGCGCTGGGCCTGGAACTGAGCGAGCGCGAGCTGTCGATCCTGGCGCGCCGCTCCGGTTCGGGCTCGGCCTGCCGCTCGATCCCTGCCGGCTTTGTGCACTGGCGCAACGACGGTACCGACGCCGGCTCCTATGCGCTCTCGGTCGCGCCGCCCGAGCACTGGGCGCTGGCCGACATTGTGGCCGTGGTCGATCCGGGCGTGAAGAGCGTCGGCTCGGCGGAGAACCACCGCCTGGTGACCAGCAGTGCCTACTGGCCGGCGCGGCTGCAGGAGGTGCCTGGCCATGTCGTCGCAGCGCTGGAGGCCATTCGCGAACGCGACCTCCAGCGGCTGGGCGAGGTGTGCGAACGCGACGCGGTCTCGATGCATGTGGTGGCCATGACCGCCCGACCACCGACCTTCTACTGGAGCGCCGGTACCCTGGCGGTGATCCACGCGCTGCACCGCTGGCGGCGCGAAGGACTGGCGGGCTACTTCACCATCGATGCCGGACCGAACGTGCATGTGATCTGCCAGGCCGCGCAGGCCGACGAGCTGGAGGCGCGCCTACGCGCCCTGCCTGAGGTGCAGTGGACCATTCTCAACCACCCAGGTCCCGGCACGCGCGTGGTGGAGCGTCCCGGAAGCTAA
- a CDS encoding MogA/MoaB family molybdenum cofactor biosynthesis protein yields MSYRVAILTVSDRSAAGQRADASGDVIRALITTRLDAQVTAYRVVPDEQPAIVAALCEWADSGAIDLILTTGGTGLAPRDVTPEATRAVIEREVPGIPEAMRAAGLRVTPFAMLSRMVAGTRGRCLIINLPGSPKGVRENLEVLLPALGHGLDKLLGDPRDCAPEGERSGA; encoded by the coding sequence ATGAGCTACCGTGTGGCGATTCTGACCGTCAGCGATCGCAGCGCCGCGGGTCAGCGCGCCGACGCCAGCGGCGACGTGATCCGCGCGCTGATCACTACGCGCCTCGATGCCCAGGTCACGGCCTACCGAGTCGTGCCCGATGAGCAGCCAGCCATTGTCGCTGCGCTGTGCGAATGGGCCGACAGCGGCGCGATCGACCTGATCCTGACCACAGGCGGCACGGGCCTGGCGCCGCGCGATGTCACGCCCGAAGCGACGCGCGCCGTGATCGAGCGCGAGGTGCCGGGTATTCCCGAAGCAATGCGCGCCGCCGGCCTGCGCGTGACACCGTTTGCCATGCTGTCGCGCATGGTGGCCGGCACGCGCGGTCGCTGCCTGATCATCAACCTGCCGGGCAGCCCCAAAGGTGTGCGTGAAAACCTGGAGGTGCTGTTGCCGGCGCTGGGCCATGGCCTGGACAAACTGCTGGGCGATCCGCGCGATTGCGCGCCGGAAGGGGAGCGCTCAGGCGCTTAA
- the ligA gene encoding NAD-dependent DNA ligase LigA, which translates to MAPPEIVARIERLREQIREHNYRYYVLDAPIISDAEYDALMRELRELEAAYPELITPDSPTQRVGAPPAERFAKVRHREPMLSLANAFSVDDLRAWYERIRRLLGAETAIAFVVEPKIDGLAIAITYEDGRLVLAATRGDGFTGEDVTANVRTVPSVPLALRPPADGRLPRLIEVRGEIYMRIADFERLNEQQAHAGEKVFANPRNAAAGSLRQLDSRITASRPLRFFAYGVGPVEGVTLRSQWETLAYLRELGFPVNPDIRRLEDIEAVIAYCQEWMSRRDQLPYEADGVVVKVDSFAQQRELGVVAREPRWAIAFKFPAREATTRLLDIVVNVGRTGRLNPNAILEPVNIGGVTVSNATLHNEDYIVSRDIRIGDRVIVKRAGDVIPQVVGPIPEVRTGAERPWRMPSACPVCGTPVVRRPGEADTYCPNRACPAQTVRLIEHWVSQGAMDIVGLGERQARLLVERGLIQDVADLYTLTPASFAGIEGYGPKRIQNVLQAIEASKQRPLARLIFALGIPNVGSTLAAKLAEHYRSLDALANASVQELLAIEGIGPHVAESIVAFFADPDNRALIEKLKRVGVRTEAGPEETPRDGPLAGKTLVITGTLAGMTREEAADLIRRAGGKVGSSVTRKTDYLVVGAEPGSAKLEKARQLGIPLLDEQAFLRLVGEQPAEALPRAERTPETMPASDATQADQLRLDV; encoded by the coding sequence ATGGCACCGCCTGAGATCGTCGCCCGGATCGAGCGCCTACGCGAACAGATCCGCGAGCACAACTATCGCTACTACGTTCTGGACGCGCCCATCATCAGCGATGCCGAGTACGACGCGCTGATGCGCGAACTGCGCGAACTGGAAGCGGCCTACCCTGAGCTGATCACGCCCGACTCGCCGACCCAGCGCGTCGGCGCGCCGCCTGCCGAGCGCTTCGCCAAAGTGCGCCACCGCGAGCCGATGCTCTCGCTCGCCAATGCCTTCAGCGTTGATGATCTGCGCGCCTGGTACGAGCGCATTCGCCGCCTGCTGGGCGCGGAGACTGCCATCGCCTTTGTAGTCGAGCCCAAGATCGACGGCCTGGCGATCGCGATCACGTACGAAGATGGCCGGCTCGTGCTGGCGGCTACCCGCGGCGATGGCTTCACCGGCGAGGATGTGACCGCCAATGTGCGCACCGTGCCGAGCGTGCCGCTCGCGCTGCGGCCTCCGGCAGATGGCCGCCTGCCGCGCCTGATCGAGGTGCGTGGCGAAATCTACATGCGCATCGCCGACTTCGAACGCCTCAACGAGCAGCAGGCGCATGCCGGCGAAAAGGTCTTCGCCAATCCGCGCAATGCCGCGGCAGGCTCGCTGCGCCAGCTCGATTCGCGCATCACGGCCAGTCGTCCGCTGCGCTTTTTTGCCTATGGCGTCGGGCCGGTCGAGGGTGTCACGCTGCGCTCGCAGTGGGAGACGCTGGCCTACCTGCGCGAGCTGGGCTTTCCCGTCAATCCCGACATCCGGCGCCTGGAAGATATCGAAGCGGTGATCGCCTACTGCCAGGAGTGGATGAGCCGCCGCGACCAGTTGCCCTATGAAGCCGACGGCGTGGTGGTCAAGGTGGATAGCTTCGCTCAGCAGCGCGAACTGGGTGTGGTCGCGCGCGAGCCGCGCTGGGCGATCGCCTTCAAGTTCCCGGCGCGCGAGGCTACGACCCGCCTGCTGGATATCGTCGTGAACGTCGGGCGCACCGGTCGTCTCAATCCCAACGCGATCCTGGAGCCCGTCAATATCGGCGGCGTGACCGTCTCCAACGCAACATTACATAACGAGGACTACATCGTTTCGCGCGATATTCGTATCGGCGACCGGGTAATCGTCAAGCGCGCCGGCGACGTGATACCGCAGGTCGTTGGCCCGATCCCAGAGGTGCGCACCGGGGCGGAGCGACCCTGGCGCATGCCCAGCGCCTGTCCCGTGTGCGGCACGCCGGTGGTGCGCCGGCCCGGCGAGGCCGACACCTACTGTCCCAATCGTGCCTGTCCCGCGCAGACGGTACGGCTGATTGAGCACTGGGTTAGCCAGGGGGCGATGGACATTGTCGGGCTGGGCGAGCGCCAAGCGCGGCTGCTGGTCGAGCGCGGCCTGATCCAGGATGTGGCCGATCTCTACACGCTCACGCCGGCGTCCTTCGCCGGCATCGAAGGCTATGGTCCCAAGCGCATCCAGAACGTGCTTCAGGCGATCGAGGCCTCCAAGCAGCGACCGCTAGCGCGCCTGATCTTTGCCCTGGGCATCCCCAACGTGGGCAGCACGCTGGCCGCCAAGCTGGCCGAGCACTACCGCTCGCTCGACGCGCTGGCCAACGCCTCGGTGCAGGAGCTGCTGGCGATCGAAGGCATCGGGCCGCACGTGGCCGAAAGCATCGTCGCCTTTTTTGCCGATCCCGACAACCGCGCGCTGATCGAAAAGCTGAAGCGCGTGGGCGTGCGCACCGAGGCCGGACCGGAGGAGACACCCCGCGACGGGCCGCTGGCGGGCAAGACGCTGGTGATCACTGGTACGCTCGCCGGCATGACGCGCGAGGAGGCTGCCGATCTGATCCGCCGTGCCGGTGGGAAGGTGGGCAGCAGCGTAACGCGCAAGACCGATTACCTGGTGGTCGGCGCAGAGCCGGGCAGCGCCAAGCTGGAGAAGGCACGCCAGCTCGGCATCCCGCTGCTCGACGAACAAGCTTTTCTACGATTGGTGGGCGAGCAACCTGCCGAGGCGCTTCCACGCGCGGAGCGCACGCCTGAGACTATGCCGGCGTCAGACGCGACGCAGGCCGATCAGTTGCGCCTGGACGTATGA
- a CDS encoding glycosyltransferase family 4 protein, whose product MKVGLVIDDHMARPGGVQEYVRGLYHHLRRRGHTPVIFSSGAARPADDLRLIALGSAIGVRGSGSSTSIPVTLAAPRRLRALLEREACDVLHVMAPYSPTLSGRLLVHSRACHVMTFLVAIAPGPYRRLLSLAARLQHRSLARFDARIAISATAADTARALYGGTYTIVPCGVDVARFRPDLPPLPALAGGLNLLYVGRLEQRKGVVHLLRAFARLAGQHPALRLVIGGDGPQRRALEQLAHELGVAQRVHFLGYVPAADLPRLLASAALFCAPATYAESFGIVLIEAMAAGLPIVAAANAGYADLLQRHPGNLLVPPGDDRALAGAIATLLAAPAYCRHLGAANRQAAQQYAWEVVGDQIVEVYACACRASPVGAASISRM is encoded by the coding sequence ATGAAGGTTGGCCTGGTAATCGACGACCACATGGCGCGTCCCGGTGGTGTGCAGGAGTATGTGCGCGGCCTGTATCACCACCTCCGGCGGCGTGGCCATACCCCGGTGATCTTTAGCAGCGGTGCGGCGCGGCCCGCGGACGATCTGCGGCTGATCGCGCTGGGCAGCGCCATCGGTGTGCGCGGCAGCGGCTCGAGTACCTCGATTCCGGTGACCTTGGCTGCGCCGCGCCGCCTGCGCGCACTGCTGGAGCGCGAAGCCTGCGATGTCCTGCATGTCATGGCGCCCTACTCGCCTACACTGAGCGGGCGCTTACTGGTCCATTCGCGCGCCTGCCACGTCATGACCTTTCTGGTCGCCATCGCGCCGGGGCCCTATCGGCGGCTGCTGAGCCTGGCGGCGCGGCTGCAGCACCGCTCGCTGGCGCGCTTCGATGCGCGCATCGCCATCTCGGCGACCGCGGCTGACACAGCGCGCGCGCTCTACGGCGGCACGTACACGATCGTGCCCTGCGGCGTGGATGTGGCGCGCTTCCGCCCCGATCTGCCGCCGTTGCCCGCCCTGGCCGGCGGGCTGAACCTGCTCTACGTCGGACGTCTGGAGCAGCGCAAGGGCGTGGTCCATCTGCTGCGCGCCTTTGCGCGCCTGGCGGGACAACATCCCGCGCTACGCCTGGTCATCGGCGGCGATGGACCGCAGCGCCGGGCGCTGGAACAGCTCGCGCACGAGCTGGGCGTGGCGCAGCGCGTCCACTTTCTGGGCTACGTCCCGGCGGCTGACCTGCCGCGCTTGCTGGCGAGCGCAGCGCTGTTCTGCGCGCCGGCGACCTATGCCGAAAGCTTCGGCATCGTGTTGATCGAAGCCATGGCTGCGGGCCTGCCGATCGTCGCGGCGGCCAACGCCGGCTATGCCGATCTGCTGCAGCGCCACCCGGGCAACCTGCTGGTGCCGCCCGGCGACGATCGGGCGCTGGCCGGCGCGATCGCCACCCTACTGGCTGCGCCCGCCTATTGCCGACATTTGGGTGCGGCCAACCGTCAGGCGGCGCAGCAGTACGCCTGGGAGGTGGTCGGCGATCAGATCGTGGAGGTATATGCGTGTGCCTGTCGGGCGTCACCTGTCGGTGCGGCAAGTATCAGCCGTATGTAG